A genomic window from Diorhabda sublineata isolate icDioSubl1.1 chromosome 8, icDioSubl1.1, whole genome shotgun sequence includes:
- the LOC130447368 gene encoding uncharacterized protein LOC130447368 isoform X1, translating to MKLLLSVFSSALLLLFSNEEQCENEVLLTDFSIDDCIAKNTENTTYYYSIDEKTCIPGCTEYDYDGYYRRNCPCVPGYVCEKRCSGSNEAAQYKCEVDTECKKFLRSRCLPQCISNDNTCMSYYANTSDFSYSKSSAWFKPDCQNDGFWKSKQCKGGVNGKCICFDKFGTRLFGDTFYSKSKDMTCACSRRKAELMADGRSFVAFHCNDLGNFEKLQCDSGVCWCAEEKTGEPTSIIVPEKAMFKLPCYDVTTVGSQYLRQCDSAKYAMTQIERTLKNHGVTFINLGVRLCDGDGAFGLYNISDGIAYCTSRDGKHIGGYQSDSSTNLQNMTCRCARDYYKYHHTLTCESNGNYRAYQSVIQDETDYIYCVDSDGFQKSPLSTELPDCTKYI from the coding sequence atgaaattattacttTCTGTGTTTTCTAGTGCTTTGTTGTTACTATTTTCCAATGAAGAACAATGTGAAAATGAAGTTCTTTTGACCGATTTTTCAATAGACGACTGTATTgcaaaaaatactgaaaatactACTTACTATTATTCTATTGATGAAAAAACGTGTATTCCTGGATGTACAGAATACGATTATGATGGATATTACCGACGTAATTGTCCATGTGTACCTGGATATGTATGCGAAAAGAGGTGTTCTGGAAGTAATGAAGCAGCCCAATACAAATGTGAAGTGGATACAGAATGCAAAAAGTTTCTCAGATCAAGATGTCTTCCTCAATGCATATCAAATGATAATACATGCATGTCTTATTATGCAAATACCTCCGATTTTTCTTACTCAAAATCATCAGCTTGGTTCAAACCGGATTGTCAGAATGATGGTTTTTGGAAATCAAAACAATGTAAAGGTGGAGTTAATGGAAAATGTATctgttttgataaatttggtACTAGACTATTTGGTGATACTTTTTATTCCAAATCAAAAGATATGACATGTGCTTGTAGTCGAAGAAAAGCTGAACTTATGGCGGATGGTCGAAGTTTTGTAGCTTTTCACTGTAACGATCTTGGTAATTTCGAGAAATTACAGTGTGATAGCGGCGTTTGTTGGTGCGCCGAAGAAAAAACTGGAGAACCTACTTCAATTATCGTACCGGAAAAGGCGATGTTTAAATTGCCCTGTTACGACGTTACAACTGTGGGTAGTCAATACTTGAGACAATGTGACAGTGCTAAATATGCCATGACACAAATTGAACGTACCTTAAAAAACCATGGTGTTACGTTTATAAATCTAGGTGTTAGATTATGTGACGGGGATGGTGCTTTTGGACTTTACAATATATCAGATGGCATAGCTTACTGCACTTCACGAGATGGTAAGCACATAGGTGGTTATCAGAGTGATTCCAGTACAAATTTGCAAAATATGACTTGTAGGTGTGCCAGAGATTACTATAAATATCATCATACACTAACATGTGAAAGTAATGGAAATTACAGGGCATACCAATCTGTTATTCAAGACGAGACCGACTATATTTATTGTGTTGACAGTGACGGATTTCAAAAAAGTCCCCTATCAACTGAACTACCTGATTGTACCAAATATATATAA
- the LOC130447368 gene encoding uncharacterized protein LOC130447368 isoform X2, with protein MKLLLSVFSSALLLLFSNEEQCENEVLLTDFSIDDCIAKNTENTTYYYSIDEKTCIPGCTEYDYDGYYRRNCPCVPGYVCEKRCSGSNEAAQYKCEVDTECKKFLRSRCLPQCISNDNTCMSYYANTSDFSYSKSSAWFKPDCQNDGFWKSKQCKGGVNGKCICFDKFGTRLFGDTFYSKSKDMTCACSRRKAELMADGRSFVAFHCNDLGNFEKLQCDSGVCWCAEEKTGEPTSIIVPEKAMFKLPCYDVTTVGSQYLRQCDSAKYAMTQIERTLKNHGVTFINLGVRLCDGDGAFGLYNISDGIAYCTSRDGVPEITINIIIH; from the exons atgaaattattacttTCTGTGTTTTCTAGTGCTTTGTTGTTACTATTTTCCAATGAAGAACAATGTGAAAATGAAGTTCTTTTGACCGATTTTTCAATAGACGACTGTATTgcaaaaaatactgaaaatactACTTACTATTATTCTATTGATGAAAAAACGTGTATTCCTGGATGTACAGAATACGATTATGATGGATATTACCGACGTAATTGTCCATGTGTACCTGGATATGTATGCGAAAAGAGGTGTTCTGGAAGTAATGAAGCAGCCCAATACAAATGTGAAGTGGATACAGAATGCAAAAAGTTTCTCAGATCAAGATGTCTTCCTCAATGCATATCAAATGATAATACATGCATGTCTTATTATGCAAATACCTCCGATTTTTCTTACTCAAAATCATCAGCTTGGTTCAAACCGGATTGTCAGAATGATGGTTTTTGGAAATCAAAACAATGTAAAGGTGGAGTTAATGGAAAATGTATctgttttgataaatttggtACTAGACTATTTGGTGATACTTTTTATTCCAAATCAAAAGATATGACATGTGCTTGTAGTCGAAGAAAAGCTGAACTTATGGCGGATGGTCGAAGTTTTGTAGCTTTTCACTGTAACGATCTTGGTAATTTCGAGAAATTACAGTGTGATAGCGGCGTTTGTTGGTGCGCCGAAGAAAAAACTGGAGAACCTACTTCAATTATCGTACCGGAAAAGGCGATGTTTAAATTGCCCTGTTACGACGTTACAACTGTGGGTAGTCAATACTTGAGACAATGTGACAGTGCTAAATATGCCATGACACAAATTGAACGTACCTTAAAAAACCATGGTGTTACGTTTATAAATCTAGGTGTTAGATTATGTGACGGGGATGGTGCTTTTGGACTTTACAATATATCAGATGGCATAGCTTACTGCACTTCACGAGATG GTGTGCCAGAGATTACTATAAATATCATCATACACTAA